A window from Centropristis striata isolate RG_2023a ecotype Rhode Island chromosome 4, C.striata_1.0, whole genome shotgun sequence encodes these proteins:
- the LOC131970749 gene encoding uncharacterized membrane protein C3orf80 homolog: MMPRVPGGGRTPCGTTGTLLSACLVSACQALRNCGEVQCGDGHQCCPPLVTGNGSASSAVRCCKLPIHIFFDNVGWFTRKLSGILILLLLFAMGYFIQRIICPRPRRHPHQDRSEEPSLFHGHASASQDSLLDRYPEYSLGDFASPNLPAYDEVKYLPTYEESMQEMHRDRSDHHLLAGSERGGTGRGRAADPGAADPRRDVLEGSGPLQSPRTSRNSV, translated from the coding sequence ATGATGCCCCGTGTGCCGGGCGGCGGCAGGACACCGTGCGGGACCACCGGCACCTTACTGTCGGCGTGTCTGGTCTCGGCTTGTCAAGCCCTCCGGAACTGCGGGGAGGTCCAGTGCGGCGACGGCCACCAGTGCTGCCCGCCCCTCGTCACCGGGAACGGCAGCGCGAGCTCCGCGGTGCGCTGCTGCAAGCTGCCCATCCACATCTTCTTCGACAACGTGGGCTGGTTCACCAGGAAGCTGTCGGGGATCctgatcctgctgctgctcttcgCCATGGGCTACTTCATCCAGAGGATCATCTGCCCGCGGCCCCGCAGGCACCCGCACCAGGACCGCAGCGAGGAGCCCTCCCTCTTCCACGGCCACGCATCCGCGTCCCAGGACTCCCTGCTGGACCGGTACCCGGAGTACAGCCTCGGGGACTTCGCCTCTCCGAACCTGCCAGCTTACGACGAGGTCAAATATTTGCCCACGTACGAGGAGAGCATGCAGGAGATGCACAGGGACCGCTCCGATCATCACTTGCTGGCGGGGAGCGAGAGGGGCGGGACGGGCAGGGGCCGAGCGGCGGACCCGGGGGCTGCAGACCCGAGGCGGGATGTCCTGGAGGGGTCAGGACCGCTACAGAGCCCAAGGACATCTCGGAACTCTGTCTGA